One genomic region from Candidatus Caldarchaeum subterraneum encodes:
- a CDS encoding CRISPR-associated protein, Cas5 family: protein MKYLKVEATLHWGLYLNYHAFTKSRPALKTIPPTTLIGALAQPIALKNHWAENSESNSSAEKIRTLFKGIYLSQNLPLIEYNDLSKIFSYDVDEKQIRTDAAAVSKIYRGVSSADDSVKIVYLFEEQDVRKFFDVGWEEMLLEAAWSITRLGARESIVSVDKVSIGDVAVLNQKTAQTVYYFPSYMQSSVKGSFLVANVVDWRNTSIGEYLGKPTVNLIVPYDDERKKVSPLHVDLRDGIVYRVGDEELVPW from the coding sequence ATGAAATATCTTAAGGTCGAGGCAACGCTACACTGGGGTCTCTACCTCAACTACCATGCCTTCACAAAAAGCCGCCCCGCCCTCAAAACAATACCCCCAACAACCCTCATCGGCGCACTAGCACAGCCAATCGCACTAAAAAACCACTGGGCTGAGAACAGTGAATCCAACAGCTCAGCCGAAAAAATCCGAACACTGTTCAAAGGAATATACCTATCTCAAAATCTTCCATTAATCGAGTACAACGACTTGAGCAAAATTTTTTCATACGACGTTGACGAGAAGCAGATAAGGACTGATGCGGCGGCCGTGAGCAAGATCTACCGTGGGGTCAGCTCTGCAGATGACAGTGTAAAAATTGTTTACTTGTTTGAGGAGCAGGATGTCCGAAAGTTTTTCGATGTAGGCTGGGAAGAGATGTTGCTCGAGGCAGCGTGGTCGATTACGAGGCTTGGGGCGAGGGAGAGCATAGTCTCCGTGGACAAAGTGTCGATTGGTGACGTTGCTGTGTTAAATCAGAAAACTGCACAAACAGTGTATTATTTCCCTTCTTACATGCAGTCATCGGTGAAAGGAAGCTTCTTGGTCGCAAATGTGGTCGACTGGAGAAACACATCTATCGGCGAATACCTCGGTAAACCCACGGTAAATCTGATTGTTCCCTACGATGATGAGAGAAAGAAGGTTTCGCCGCTGCATGTAGACCTTAGGGATGGAATAGTTTACAGAGTCGGCGACGAGGAGCTTGTACCATGGTGA
- a CDS encoding CRISPR-associated helicase Cas3, which translates to MHCPESKIYRTLVERGFYSAKRPLIEHVLENLGPGVNVVQLPTGYGKTSLSIACGLKSIVEPREYLRSIHVLPLRSIIDDAYKSTVKNLQRIGITNPEEIVAEQMMGAPGSPFLNKDIVFVTYETFKFHMMKTPPHEIKNMFCSALLNSGWRTYGHFEISRGAIFESAVFLDEPQLMIDENDSTLPSILYALACHGGFMTLMSATVSKSLRNLAREAASAFGVEYREMIYGENMFDKDFENTMKSKKIETYLEEGSLEDVVRNRLRDAVWDRVLIMANTVEKAKHLYRLLSDADAVLLHGRLTKKDRQNVLDNLKNGKKWVVVSTQVVEAGVNISSELMITELAPASSLVQRAGRVARYDNEQEGMIVVVKAEPAPYSGETVEKTYEVLRNALNDGGVSWRVPSPERGIGYSQLVDMVHGDQVFLTNNTLLNQMINPVSTPHQAQNLIRDTVTTVYVADDIDKLEKDNSFTTDLQQLAYKFPQATAIIQKKEGLTEDKSLRAKDVNRSPSPSLFMLCKDIVGFLISEEEYRNEAYGI; encoded by the coding sequence ATGCATTGTCCTGAGTCGAAAATATACAGAACGCTGGTGGAGAGAGGCTTCTATTCTGCAAAAAGGCCATTGATTGAACATGTGTTGGAGAACCTGGGGCCGGGGGTTAACGTGGTACAGCTACCCACTGGCTACGGCAAAACATCCCTCTCTATCGCATGCGGGTTAAAATCCATCGTCGAACCACGGGAATATCTTAGGTCTATTCACGTCCTGCCTCTCCGAAGCATAATAGACGACGCCTACAAATCAACGGTTAAAAACCTTCAAAGAATAGGAATCACGAACCCTGAGGAAATCGTTGCGGAGCAGATGATGGGAGCGCCCGGGTCACCATTCCTCAACAAGGACATCGTCTTCGTAACATATGAAACCTTCAAGTTCCATATGATGAAGACGCCGCCACATGAAATCAAAAACATGTTTTGCAGCGCACTGCTAAACAGTGGCTGGCGGACATACGGCCACTTCGAGATAAGCCGCGGCGCAATCTTCGAATCCGCAGTGTTTCTCGACGAGCCGCAGCTAATGATTGACGAAAACGACAGCACGTTACCTTCTATTCTCTATGCGCTAGCCTGTCACGGAGGTTTCATGACCCTGATGAGCGCCACCGTGTCAAAAAGTCTGAGGAACTTGGCGAGGGAAGCAGCCAGCGCATTCGGGGTGGAATACCGTGAGATGATCTACGGTGAAAACATGTTCGACAAAGACTTTGAAAACACTATGAAAAGCAAAAAAATCGAAACCTATCTTGAGGAAGGTTCGCTGGAGGATGTTGTGAGGAATAGGCTGCGCGACGCCGTGTGGGACAGGGTTCTCATAATGGCCAACACCGTGGAAAAAGCTAAACACCTTTACAGGCTTCTCTCCGATGCTGATGCAGTACTTCTCCACGGACGCCTCACTAAGAAAGACCGTCAAAATGTTTTGGACAATCTCAAAAACGGGAAAAAATGGGTAGTGGTTTCGACTCAGGTTGTGGAAGCGGGCGTTAACATTTCCTCCGAGTTGATGATAACAGAGCTTGCTCCAGCTAGTTCGCTTGTGCAGCGTGCGGGAAGGGTTGCTCGATATGACAACGAGCAGGAGGGTATGATTGTGGTGGTGAAGGCTGAACCGGCTCCCTACAGCGGAGAAACGGTGGAGAAAACATACGAAGTTTTGAGAAATGCTTTGAATGACGGCGGCGTGAGCTGGCGTGTTCCATCACCGGAAAGAGGAATAGGCTACAGCCAGCTTGTTGACATGGTGCATGGCGACCAAGTCTTTCTCACCAACAACACTCTTCTAAACCAGATGATTAACCCCGTATCCACACCACATCAAGCCCAAAACCTTATCAGGGACACTGTGACAACCGTTTACGTAGCAGACGACATAGATAAATTAGAAAAAGATAACTCTTTCACAACAGACCTCCAACAACTTGCATACAAGTTTCCTCAAGCAACAGCCATCATTCAGAAAAAAGAAGGCCTTACTGAAGATAAAAGTCTCAGAGCCAAAGATGTAAACAGATCCCCGTCCCCCTCACTATTCATGCTCTGTAAGGACATAGTTGGTTTTTTGATTTCGGAGGAGGAATATAGAAATGAAGCTTATGGCATCTAG
- a CDS encoding CRISPR-associated protein — MVTAYVLRLVSAQPIPLDFFSGFAVRGLFFRMLKSFDSVLADEVHDARTLSPYSVSPVETLAGRGIFYGVIQPGFVFQMRMNALNGVVSDALMKSLLSADASCLELNDVEVWMREVAVKNWEPLEKVDVYEGLRLSVRFRSPTFFRSTQKGPTFFMRLLPRRLRKPVRPVYRYMILPDPYLFFRTLARLYRQFGEPGFPYKSYSEWLLEGGVALETFSRLRVSKVYDDRGRWSRGFVGHVVFTIPRDLFDRRMASITVNLLEFARFSNVGGNRTAGFGVLDYRVYPPRDGDEE, encoded by the coding sequence TTGGTGACGGCTTATGTTCTGAGGCTTGTGTCTGCGCAGCCTATTCCCTTGGACTTTTTCTCAGGCTTTGCTGTGAGAGGCTTGTTCTTCAGGATGCTGAAGAGTTTCGACAGCGTGTTGGCTGATGAGGTCCATGACGCTAGGACGCTCAGCCCCTACAGCGTCTCTCCTGTTGAGACTTTGGCTGGTAGGGGGATTTTCTACGGCGTTATCCAGCCTGGGTTCGTGTTTCAGATGAGGATGAATGCTTTGAACGGTGTGGTGAGCGATGCTTTGATGAAGAGTTTGCTCTCGGCTGATGCGTCATGTCTGGAGCTGAACGATGTTGAGGTTTGGATGAGGGAGGTTGCTGTGAAAAATTGGGAGCCGTTGGAGAAGGTTGATGTCTATGAGGGGCTGAGGTTGTCTGTGCGGTTCAGGTCTCCGACTTTTTTCCGCAGCACTCAGAAGGGCCCTACTTTTTTTATGAGGCTTTTGCCGAGAAGGCTTCGGAAACCCGTCAGACCTGTTTACAGATATATGATTTTGCCCGACCCTTACCTGTTTTTCCGCACTCTTGCAAGGCTGTATAGACAGTTTGGGGAGCCGGGTTTTCCCTACAAGTCGTATAGTGAGTGGCTTCTGGAGGGTGGCGTGGCCCTGGAAACCTTCAGCAGGCTTAGGGTCTCGAAAGTTTATGATGACCGTGGCAGGTGGTCCCGCGGCTTTGTGGGTCATGTCGTCTTTACTATTCCCCGTGACCTTTTTGACAGGAGGATGGCGAGCATCACAGTTAACCTGCTGGAGTTTGCGAGGTTCAGCAACGTTGGCGGGAATAGGACAGCCGGGTTTGGTGTTCTTGATTACCGTGTTTATCCGCCTAGGGATGGTGATGAGGAGTGA
- a CDS encoding conserved hypothetical protein (Similar to CRISPR-associated protein, Csa5 family) has product MGENFSKDRKAYFPPITHPYVQTGVLARESRFSEEEWSSLMDVARTFRYFVIESKYGYVDRLANAFNHRIAEVAVMEALREARSAADAGEKVHIPSETHVIKVVELMKKDLSAAKVLAALALAFPEKRGEE; this is encoded by the coding sequence ATGGGTGAAAATTTCTCAAAAGATAGAAAAGCTTATTTTCCTCCCATAACACATCCATACGTGCAAACAGGGGTTTTGGCAAGGGAATCCCGTTTCTCGGAAGAGGAGTGGAGTTCGCTGATGGATGTGGCCCGGACCTTCCGGTACTTCGTCATCGAAAGCAAGTATGGATACGTGGATAGGTTGGCTAACGCCTTCAACCACAGAATCGCTGAAGTGGCTGTCATGGAGGCGTTGAGGGAGGCTCGAAGCGCCGCAGACGCCGGTGAAAAAGTTCACATACCCTCTGAAACACATGTGATAAAAGTCGTAGAGCTAATGAAGAAGGACCTTAGCGCAGCCAAGGTTCTAGCAGCCCTAGCCCTCGCTTTCCCCGAGAAGAGAGGTGAGGAATGA
- a CDS encoding CRISPR-associated protein Cas1, which yields MSELVIDKPGTYLGVRKGLFVVRTKGGGRSEFSPVELSHISIRCRGVGVSVDALRLACRFGIEVSVYSRGRPVGKVVGAFLGGGAVTRRAQLEAWGTERGLAVAREIVSAKLYNQRLVVRQRAKEYLAKGLAVGQTLMKLEQEIGDCMNLLNGAGDVDSVRAYEARGAASYWKAVSLLLPSELGFTGRVTWSPQDPFNKALNIGYGVLRSRVWSAVLGANLDPFIGFLHQPRGRHMCLVSDLMEEFRPGVVDRPLIGLAVEKPSSLLDERLLEKSVVTVVAQALARSDRLFERAVVEQARRLASFLRGDVERYVGFRMRW from the coding sequence GTGAGTGAGCTTGTGATTGATAAGCCTGGGACGTATCTGGGGGTGAGGAAGGGGCTGTTTGTTGTCCGCACCAAGGGCGGTGGACGCTCCGAGTTTTCGCCTGTGGAGCTTTCGCATATTTCTATTCGGTGTAGGGGTGTGGGTGTTTCGGTTGATGCTTTGAGGCTTGCGTGCAGGTTTGGTATTGAGGTTTCTGTTTATTCGCGTGGGAGGCCTGTTGGGAAGGTTGTTGGCGCGTTTCTGGGAGGTGGTGCTGTGACGAGGCGTGCTCAGCTGGAGGCTTGGGGGACTGAGAGGGGGTTGGCTGTTGCGAGGGAGATTGTGAGTGCTAAGCTGTATAATCAGAGGCTTGTGGTGAGGCAGAGGGCTAAAGAGTATTTGGCCAAGGGTCTTGCTGTTGGCCAGACGTTGATGAAGCTGGAGCAGGAGATTGGGGATTGTATGAATCTGTTAAATGGTGCTGGGGATGTTGATTCTGTGAGGGCTTATGAGGCCCGTGGTGCTGCGAGCTATTGGAAGGCGGTGTCTCTGCTTCTTCCAAGTGAGCTGGGGTTCACGGGGCGGGTTACATGGTCTCCGCAGGACCCTTTCAACAAGGCTCTGAACATCGGCTATGGTGTTTTGCGGTCGCGTGTTTGGTCTGCGGTGCTGGGGGCTAATCTTGACCCGTTTATCGGTTTTCTTCATCAGCCGCGTGGTAGGCACATGTGTTTGGTGAGTGATTTGATGGAGGAGTTTCGGCCGGGTGTTGTTGATCGTCCGTTGATTGGGTTGGCTGTTGAGAAGCCTTCTTCGCTGCTGGATGAGAGGTTGCTTGAGAAGAGTGTGGTTACCGTGGTGGCGCAGGCTCTTGCGAGAAGTGATAGGTTGTTTGAGCGGGCTGTTGTGGAGCAGGCGAGGCGTCTGGCTTCTTTTCTCCGTGGGGATGTTGAGAGGTATGTTGGGTTTAGGATGAGGTGGTGA
- a CDS encoding CRISPR-associated autoregulator, DevR family, whose translation MFLSMGVRFLCNVEALNMVESIGNLSKHRKAPIVIPTTDGFKLLYVPAISGESLGHAYQQAIVEEAINFYGEKAPLDEWSKRGEFIKFGDLKHMPSELSSIIKPKSGKKEDETVDQKHQVEKTAIKLSIVADIGGFLVAEGVPVKRTSCFQIGYAVPVFDALDSTAMESQFHVRYVASETVKQEESQEGGEEKNQAKTVKERQGQAIYYVELASAVYGFTFNINLDSIGRTSMVKVEDAVTDRLDRMKIALLAAARLFTGHSFGAKRSRFLPIEDVLSLGAVVSRQRPFVISPPQFPDFVENTVKRADSMKEMLRKFGKTEETKIFAYSKEKQLPDGVVKADSVEQLFTLVLDEILTGRT comes from the coding sequence ATGTTTCTCTCCATGGGCGTTCGGTTTTTATGCAACGTCGAAGCACTCAACATGGTTGAGAGCATCGGCAACCTATCCAAACACAGGAAAGCACCCATAGTTATCCCAACGACAGATGGGTTCAAGCTGCTGTATGTGCCGGCAATAAGCGGCGAAAGCCTTGGACACGCCTACCAACAAGCAATAGTTGAAGAGGCCATCAACTTTTACGGCGAAAAAGCGCCTCTCGACGAATGGTCGAAGAGAGGTGAGTTCATAAAATTCGGCGACCTCAAACACATGCCCTCGGAGCTGTCCTCAATCATCAAACCAAAGAGCGGCAAAAAAGAGGATGAGACGGTGGACCAGAAGCACCAGGTTGAGAAGACAGCGATCAAATTGAGCATCGTCGCCGACATAGGAGGGTTCTTGGTAGCTGAAGGGGTGCCCGTTAAACGGACCTCTTGTTTCCAGATTGGATACGCTGTGCCAGTGTTCGATGCTCTTGACTCGACGGCTATGGAAAGCCAGTTTCACGTCAGGTATGTTGCCAGCGAGACGGTGAAGCAGGAGGAGTCGCAGGAAGGGGGTGAAGAGAAGAATCAAGCGAAAACTGTGAAAGAGCGGCAGGGACAGGCCATCTACTATGTCGAGCTCGCCTCCGCCGTCTACGGCTTCACCTTCAACATCAACCTCGACTCTATTGGGCGGACAAGCATGGTCAAGGTTGAGGACGCCGTCACAGACCGTCTGGATAGGATGAAGATTGCTCTACTGGCGGCGGCGCGGCTCTTCACAGGCCACAGCTTCGGGGCCAAGAGAAGCCGTTTCCTCCCGATAGAGGATGTGCTGAGCCTCGGGGCCGTTGTTTCACGTCAGAGGCCGTTCGTCATCAGCCCGCCTCAGTTCCCCGACTTTGTCGAGAACACTGTTAAACGAGCAGATTCTATGAAGGAGATGCTGCGGAAGTTCGGCAAGACAGAGGAGACGAAAATCTTTGCCTACAGCAAAGAGAAGCAGCTCCCCGACGGGGTTGTGAAAGCAGACTCGGTCGAGCAATTGTTCACCCTCGTTCTCGATGAAATCCTCACGGGTAGAACATGA
- a CDS encoding CRISPR-associated protein, Cas3 family (transcriptional regulator), translating into MRKTIMVTLGYTEWPVVSSLVKHGLEPGDRIVTIVPSKSDARSSAAIQEIRNFLSKFSPGVSLEVLTVDVVKFEQAVATVLKRLFKEKKEGRNVIVNLSGGMRILILEAYTALVLWGAGAAVSEIVTEDKQELVLPTLSTVGVFSLLKESDFRVLEAAKNSESVVALAKTARLPLATAYRRVVALEKMGLLSTVKRDRVRTVSLTALGRVVLEVFPEK; encoded by the coding sequence ATGAGAAAAACGATTATGGTCACCCTCGGCTACACAGAATGGCCTGTTGTGTCGTCGCTGGTTAAACATGGTCTTGAGCCGGGAGACAGGATTGTGACGATTGTTCCCTCAAAGAGTGATGCGAGGTCGAGTGCAGCTATTCAGGAGATTCGCAATTTTTTGTCCAAGTTTTCGCCGGGGGTTTCGTTGGAGGTCTTGACCGTGGATGTGGTGAAGTTTGAACAAGCGGTAGCCACTGTTCTAAAACGCTTGTTCAAGGAGAAGAAGGAGGGCCGTAACGTTATTGTCAACCTGAGTGGGGGAATGAGGATATTGATTCTCGAAGCCTACACAGCTCTCGTGTTGTGGGGGGCTGGTGCCGCCGTCTCCGAGATAGTGACGGAGGATAAGCAGGAGCTTGTGCTGCCAACTCTTTCAACGGTAGGGGTTTTCAGTTTATTGAAAGAGTCTGACTTCAGAGTTTTGGAGGCGGCGAAGAATTCTGAAAGTGTTGTGGCTCTCGCGAAAACGGCTCGCCTCCCTCTGGCCACAGCCTACAGACGGGTGGTTGCGCTGGAGAAGATGGGGCTGCTCTCCACAGTTAAACGCGATAGGGTGAGAACAGTTTCGTTGACTGCGTTGGGGCGGGTTGTCTTGGAGGTTTTTCCGGAGAAGTGA